The Haliotis asinina isolate JCU_RB_2024 chromosome 2, JCU_Hal_asi_v2, whole genome shotgun sequence genomic interval CTCAAACGCATTGACTGAtgctatgctgttgatcagttcattatttacagatcgctgaaATATAGCAGGGATGTTGCGGAGCGCgggtttaaacaacaaataaaacaaccTTAACTGCCGAGGTAGGAAGCAGTTGGCTGTAGAATTCCTGACTGATGCCTTGTGAAAACTTCTTGCCTGTAACACTGAGCTTAATGATCTATGTCTTTTCATCAGGAACATCAGAACTTGATACTCATAGATAGGAATAGGTTTAAAAAGGCTATATTTCGGATATATTTCTTGTGGAAACTCTTTTGTTGGTTATACTCATTTATTCTGTCCAAAAATGAAGTTCTGCAATCCTAGATCATTTGCCCTCCGGACAACACGCCGGCCTCAATTCACGCTATCCTTATGCCTACAGGAAATTATCCGGATGTTAAACCAGACTTCATCATGTTGTGAAACTACTACATCTTCAGCGATTGCAAATCTGATTATGAACTTGTCAATATAGACACTGTCGTGCAGACTAATCTCCCATTTCCAATGCACAAATGGACAAGAAGAAAATGAGTTACATTTTAAAGGTATGTGTGCAAGCGTGTTTCATACCCATTACTccgccatgacattgcttgaatattgccaagcGGCGAGAAACTGTGTTATATCTTTATTGTGTCAGTTGTATCGTGTGTGTGATGACAGTGGACAGGTCTACCTTGTTGTGTCAGTTGTATCGTGTGTGTGGTGACAGTGGCCAGGTCTACCTTGTAGTGTCAGTTGTATCGTTTGTGCGATGACAGTGGGCAGATCTACCTTGTTGTCCCAGCTGTATCGTTTGTGTGATGACAATGGACAGATCTCCCTTTATTGTGCCAGTTGTATCGTATGTGAGATGACAGAGGACATATCTCCCTTTGTTGTGTAAGTTGTATCGTATGTCAGATGACAGTAGACAGATCTCCCTTTGTTGTATCAGTTATATCCAGGGTGAGGTGACAGTGGACAGATCTACCTTTGTTGTGTCAGTTGTACCATGTGTGAGGGCAGTGTAAAGATCTACCTTGGATTTGTCAACTGCATCATGTCTAAGATCACAATGGACAGATCTCCCGTTGTTGTATCAGTTGCATCCAGAGTGAGATGACATTGGACAGATCTACCTGTGTTGTGTTTTCTCTGGTTATGACATGACGTTCTTAGTATGAATTCACATTAACAAAGACACTTTAAAACCTTCTTGAGGAGAGCGCACTGTAGAGCGATGCTGCTATCCTTATCTGTGTGCCACCAAGATTATATACAACCGTGATGAAACTGAGGGCTCTCCCGGCTGTTATCATTTACGCTGTTAAACCTCAGAAAATTGAATTTGGATACCTTTTAAGTTTCAATCCCCAATCCCTTTCCTGGGGTTCCGATCTAATAATATTAACGATATTATCAATCTGGTGAATCTAAATCTTAATATCTAACACTGGATATAAAATCGCTAATAAATCCTGAAGTTTGTACTGGCTGTGCCGATATTTGCTTTTTCATTTAATCAGCCATTCCAAAATGGTTACCTTGATAACCGTTGTTATCAATTTGACCACGAAAACGTTAGAATCGTGATAGGCCATACCGTTGGGAGGCGAAGTGAAATTGTGTTTAAGGTAACGTTATAATTCGTTTATAACAATAATGTTGGTCATCGGCCCATAACTACATAAGTTGTGAATGGCAAAACATGCTGTGTACAGTATAGATTGATAATGTCTTAACATCTCAGACACAATGCATGGTAAATAAAGCTGGCTAAAGATTATATTCTGCTGATGACATGAGAATGTTTGAATTGGGCTTTACATGGATTGATACAATAGGTATTAGGTAAATGGTTTAAAAGAAGCATTTGAATTTGGTACACACGAGGAAAAAATGGTATTCATCCTCAATATAACCTTCATTGCACTGTAAACAAATTTGTCATTATAATATCTCGTCTATATTAAAATACCTGCAGTTTCATATATTACCTAACTTTCTTATTATTTCAACTGCACCAAATAAAACTTTTTGACATGCAAACCTGCATAAGAACAGTGACTAGACCAAGATATGCCCCTTGTGAATGTTATACCTAGATACCCATATGAAGACAGTTACAGCTTCCAACTTCCAACCGTTGTAAAACCAGTTTTCTCTTTTTGATAAAATGCCACCTTTCAGAATCACAACATCTTTTGTCTTATCCAATGTGACCTTAAGAGCATATTCTATACAAAACTTTTCTAAAACATCGATGCACTTCTGTAGCCCTCCAATAGATCAGATATCAGATATAAGAGCGATGCCGTCCGCTCAGGATGTAAATGGATATCTGGACCTGAACTTTGTTCTACCTCAACAGCCAATTCGTTGCTaaaaattgaaaacaatagACGGCACAGAACACAACCCTGACGAACACCATGTGAACAAGGGAGAAATTCTGTCAACACAGTATGAAACTTTACACTAGCCTTTACGGATAAATAAATGGACTGTATAGCGTTAACCATTTTGGGGTAGACACCTCTAGATTTCAAAACTGACCATAATTTCAAACAACTTACACTGTCGAGTGGCAAAATCCACGAACACACAATAAAGTTTGACGTTTTGCTTACTAAGGTATCTCTGGATAATAGACTgtgttataaatatattatcCATCGTGGAGATATCATGACGGAAACCAGCCTGTGACTTCAATTTTACCATATGCTTCACACCAATCAGATAACCTCTTGTTTAATATTGACACATAAATCTTGCTAGATACACTAAAAATGCCTCTACAATTAGTGTATATCTCCTTTCTTATATAAAGGAACAATGGCAGCCTCCGACAGTGATTCTGGACAGTCAACATGTTCAAACATGACACAGGAAAGCTTATATTAAGCATGCCTATACGTGTCTGGGTCTGGGTGTGCATATGCGTGTGTCGCTGCTTGTGCTAGCCAGGACTGTTATGACTGTGTAGGATGTCAAACTCATTTTCCGGTTGAAATCACTCAGGAGGTCATTGGCCAGATGATGAGATCACTTCCTCTTGTTCACGATcatatttgattgtttgttttgttatacatCTTCAGCagcgggagtgagtgagtgtggttttacgccgtttgtagcaatattccagcaatatcgcgcgggacaccagaaatgggcttcacatattgtacacgtggggaaccgaaccagggttttcagcgtgacgagcgatcaCATTAACTACAAGGCTGCCCTACCATCCCTAAAGTAACATTGGATTCAAATAAAAAGTATATCTTTAAAAGAACGACAAGGAGAAATATAACCTATATTTTTCTGTAGGCATACACAATTGTGAAGTCGCATCTTACTGTTCAATTTAACTTGACCCTGACATgtttaaaataattaaaaatactAACTTTAAACATTTTCCCCATAGGTACACACAACTGTAAAGTCGTATCGTGTTGTTCTATCTCACGTGAACTTTATATGTTGAATGTACTTCAGAATACGAAACTTGTATAAAATATGTGTTAGTGTACTACGGGCCAGTAGGCCACGTCCTAAAGCTATATCAGAATATGTGCCAAACTCAACAGGTGAAGACGAAGGTTCGATTCTCATATTGGTAAAACACgagagtccatttctggtacccATCCGTGATATGGCTATGGTATCAACACAAGCACTGTAATCTTCTGACACAATTATTCCACGGTTGACAAGAAACAGGAACAGACAGCTAAATAACAAAGTATTCGGTAGATATTGGTCACAAATATTTCTATAATTGTGCGCGTCGGTTTGCACAGCAAGGCCAGAGGAGTTATCCTCCCTTGATTAGTGGGTCTGGGTCTAGGTGTACGTCCCATGTATGTCCTCTTATCATTCACACATTCTAAAACTAACGCTTCATTAATTCATGATATGTGTTTTACATAATACTATAAATATGTAAAACCTCATTATCGTCAGCGTTGtactgcttgtcgtaaaaacCAAAAGGGTCGGATGATGTGCTTCCGTGACTTGGCCCATTCCGTGTTGTCGTATACAGAAGGCGAGGGCcgttgttcatgatgtcaaccactggtttctcTCACCAAGCCTCCATTATTCACTGACCGTCGAGATGCAGCCGAACTAATAATGACTTcggcaaataaataaataaataaataaataaataaataaataaataaataaataaataaataaataaataaataaataaataaataaaattaaaaaaataaaaaataaataaataaataaataaataaataaataaataaataaataaataaataaataaataaataaataaacgaaAACCCGGacgaataaaaatataaataaataaataaattgtgtagttgttcttttaaattatgtcattggaaaACTACGCACTAGCATACACCATACAGTCTAAAATATTCGTGTCTGAATATAGCAACGTCAGTTTCGTTGTTGAAGTCTGACCAGATTTGgccaaacaataaaaaacagTCATTTTTGTCACTGTATCCCACCGGAGGTCTGTTACACCATGCATCTAAGACCGCACAGCCGATGTATCACAAAGCTTTGTCGAGAAACTAGCGCTTCTTCTCTAGTTTACTGAAGTCCCATTCTGCTGTTGGTAATCCGTTGTATACTTACAGGGTACAAGTCTTTTGAACACAGCGATAATGGCAAGAATTGTCACAAGAATAATGGCGCAGTCTGCGGCGAATGTCACGCGAGGTCCGAATGAATAATATATCTGTGACACGAATATTGGCCCCAAGGTCCTCGCCAGACTGCCGGACGCTGTCAGCCAGCCCATCCACATTCCCTGCATAgtaatgataaaatattataaGTAGTATTATTGACAAGTTAATACAGGTAATGCTAATGATAGCTATTGGTCATGATGAGTTTGAGTTGAATACTACTACCAGTATACACAATCTGTTCTACCGTACCGAcagagtaagtgtggttttacgccgcattcaacaatattccaccgacgacgagggacactagaaaattcaacctataacgtcttcttcttcttcttcttcttcttcttctgctgctgctacaactTCTGTTACCACAAcaattactactactacaactaccccactactactactactactactactactactactactactactactactactgctgctgcttctgctgtTATCCCCACTACTTGCGACAGCGACGATGACGGCCGTTATTCCTGCTACATCTACAACGTGTACTGGTAATGACGATAAAGATGCTTATTGTAACGCTtgtgaggaaaataaacccaatgaagcttatgataataataatagcaATAACATCAAGCACAGAAATATCTCCACCACATTAGTCAAAGAGGAAAAGCACAACGAGAAAtatgaataatgataaaaataacagtTGAATACCCTCATTATCACTGAGTGTTAAATGAGCCATTTAACATAGCTTGGAGACATGACCAGACATGTATTTATGACATAAAAGTGTCGGCcgggtagccaggtggttaGAGTGTTCGCCACATCGAAGACCGTGTTGGAATCCCGAACATGGGTTCGGTGTGACGCACTTTTTGCTCTTCCCTGTCGTGTTCAAAGTAGCGTTAagtcacactcactcattttctcGTGCCTTAAACAGAACACAAATACAATCAACTCCGACTCACCTGCGGTTTAGGACCAAGTATTTTAGAGAAGAGGGTATAACACATGACGTTAGCTGCCGGATACCCAGCTGATATTATGATACACCCAGCAATGTACTGGGCTAGATACACTGGAGGCGTGTGATTACACCAGTCCATGGTTGATGGGCAACCAACAGGTTCTACCGTTGTGTTGCTGTGTGGTGTTGACGTCATAGTGCTTAGCACTGTGGAGTATGTTGATAGTATGTGTTCTGTGGTGTGTTGTGGTGTTGAAGTGGTTACTGTTGCAGCTGTTGACAGGATAGCGTCAGTGATGGTGGTCGGGGCTTCGGTTGTGGTCATTGTCTCCGCTGTTGAAAGAATCGAATCTGAGATGGTTGTCGTTGCTGTGGTTGTCGTCAATGTCTCAGCTGTTGAAAGAATCGAATCTGAGATGGTTGTCGTTGCTGCGGTTGTCGTCAATGTCTCAGCTGTTGAAAGAATCGAATCTGAGATGGTTGTCGTTGCTGTGGTTGTCGTCAATGTCTCCGCTGTTGAAAGAATCGAATCTGAGATGGTTGTCGTTGCTGTTGTAGTTAAGTTCCTTGCAGTCGATATGACGGCTTCTGTGACGTAACGTAAAGTTGCTGTAGTTCCTATCGACGCTTCGGTGACAAGTGGCTTTGCGTCTTCTATCGCCGTCCCTGTCAACGGTGCAACAGTCTTATCTAATGTTGACACTGTggctgtcacattgtttaccAACATGGTGATGATATCGCTACCGGTGGAGTTGCTACTTGGAGATATGAGATTATCCATCGTGCTCTTCAAAACTCCTGTAGGCCCAACTGTCTGACTTGCCACCATTACTGTACCACAAAACAGAAAAGTTCAATCAGTGCGTGACGTACATTCACTAAGGGAGATGGTACGACAAGAAAAGTATGATACTCtcttgataacaacttcttattATATTATGATACGACGATATAGATTCGTATAGCGTTGTTCAGCAAGAGGTCGCACCATAATATAATAAAGAACTTGTTGTCCAAGAAGTATCATACTTGCATTCATCAACTGACTTCGTTATCAGTCCAAAAGAAATAACATTAGTATTCAAAGAATGAGTCGGCTACTTAGCGTAAAACACTTTCGGTAATCATGTGCAGTATGTGGATTTGTGAGTCGCAAAATTAGTCCCCACAAAAGGCAATACACCGCAGAAATATGTTGTGTTGATGAATCTCGACATTAACAGATCAAATCAGACATTTGGACGATTGAATGGTTATTTTTAAACGGCGCACTGAACAATATATCATCTATATGGCgtcgttctgtaaataatcaagtccgggccaaacaatccaatgataaaCATGATGAACATCGATCCACACAGTTAGGATGTGTCAGCCAAACCACTGAGCCTGAACACAGCAAggatggattactgaagaccaaacCC includes:
- the LOC137272908 gene encoding major facilitator superfamily domain-containing protein 8-like isoform X3, coding for MALYLKNRAVQPGDFSDRKRWWSIRVMYLTMFLSSVTFTLTLSSIWPFLQVLDPSATADFLGWVVAAYSVGQLVASPFFGIWANCRGQSREPLVVSITLGIGANIMYAYLQTIPGHKGLLMIISRGLIGFGAGNVAVVRAYVAGATSLSERTPAMANVSIFQSVGFILGPIIQSALVPISYPGLVERPEFHLNMYTAPAILGAIFCTVNVVLLFAVFKEFQVHDDVVINNVQSSYEESVKSYKPDYFAIIYCIIIFFVVLFIFTIFETIATPLGMDMFAWTKKQTTLYVGIILASCGVEAILVFIVLKILSRRINERYLLIIGFVLCFVGYFVQLPWGDGLPVRAPAVMVASQTVGPTGVLKSTMDNLISPSSNSTGSDIITMLVNNVTATVSTLDKTVAPLTGTAIEDAKPLVTEASIGTTATLRYVTEAVISTARNLTTTATTTISDSILSTAETLTTTTATTTISDSILSTAETLTTTAATTTISDSILSTAETLTTTTATTTISDSILSTAETMTTTEAPTTITDAILSTAATVTTSTPQHTTEHILSTYSTVLSTMTSTPHSNTTVEPVGCPSTMDWCNHTPPVYLAQYIAGCIIISAGYPAANVMCYTLFSKILGPKPQGMWMGWLTASGSLARTLGPIFVSQIYYSFGPRVTFAADCAIILVTILAIIAVFKRLVPCKYTTDYQQQNGTSVN
- the LOC137272908 gene encoding major facilitator superfamily domain-containing protein 8-like isoform X2, translating into MQKYSLKNRAVQPGDFSDRKRWWSIRVMYLTMFLSSVTFTLTLSSIWPFLQVLDPSATADFLGWVVAAYSVGQLVASPFFGIWANCRGQSREPLVVSITLGIGANIMYAYLQTIPGHKGLLMIISRGLIGFGAGNVAVVRAYVAGATSLSERTPAMANVSIFQSVGFILGPIIQSALVPISYPGLVERPEFHLNMYTAPAILGAIFCTVNVVLLFAVFKEFQVHDDVVINNVQSSYEESVKSYKPDYFAIIYCIIIFFVVLFIFTIFETIATPLGMDMFAWTKKQTTLYVGIILASCGVEAILVFIVLKILSRRINERYLLIIGFVLCFVGYFVQLPWGDGLPVRAPAVMVASQTVGPTGVLKSTMDNLISPSSNSTGSDIITMLVNNVTATVSTLDKTVAPLTGTAIEDAKPLVTEASIGTTATLRYVTEAVISTARNLTTTATTTISDSILSTAETLTTTTATTTISDSILSTAETLTTTAATTTISDSILSTAETLTTTTATTTISDSILSTAETMTTTEAPTTITDAILSTAATVTTSTPQHTTEHILSTYSTVLSTMTSTPHSNTTVEPVGCPSTMDWCNHTPPVYLAQYIAGCIIISAGYPAANVMCYTLFSKILGPKPQGMWMGWLTASGSLARTLGPIFVSQIYYSFGPRVTFAADCAIILVTILAIIAVFKRLVPCKYTTDYQQQNGTSVN